Below is a window of Streptomyces spongiicola DNA.
CGGGCCCTCGTCCGAGACCGAGGTGTCGTAGAGCACCCCCAGTTGGCTCGGGATCGAGTACTCGAGCAGGAACTCCTGCACCGGCCGCAGCGATTCCGCGTACATGAACAGGGCCAGCACCAGCGGCAGCAGGACCAGACCGATCATGACCGTGATCGCGCCGGCCGAGTGCCGGATCAGTGCGCCGACGGCGAGCGACAGCAGTCCGAGCAGGGCGACGAAGAGCCCGGCGCCGACCGTCGCCCGGAACCAGTCCTCACCGGTGCTGACGCCCGTGTCGGCGATCGCCGTCTGGAGGGCGCCGACGATCGCCGCCGTCACCGTCGTGATCACGAACACCAGGAGGAAGAAGACCGTCGCCTTCGCCGTCAGCACCCGGGCGCGGCTGGGGCAGGCGGTCAGCGTGGTGCGGATCATGCCGGTTCCGTACTCGGACGCGATGGTCATCACACCCAGCGTGATCACGCAGATCGAGCCGAGCAGGACGCCGAAGAAGCCGAGGCCGAGCACGGACTCCTCGCCCAGCTCGGGCTCCGCCGCGGACACGGCCACCGCCGAGAGCACGCCGAGGCCGAACATCAGCACGATCATCACCCCGAGGGTCCACACGGTGGAGCGCACCGAACGGATCTTGGTCCACTCGGAGGCGAGCGCGTCGCCGAGGTGCGCCGCCCGGACGGGGATCGGGGAGTCGTAGGCGCCCTGCGGGTGCGCGCCCTGCTGCCGGTACGGGGTCGTCATCGGGCGTCCTCGGTGCTGCTCTTGGTCAGGTCTGCGGGGGCGGGGGCCGCAGGGCCGGCGGGAGCCGGGGCCGCCGCGGGAGGCGCTGCCGGGGCCGGCGCAGCGGTCACACCGGCAGCGGCGGTCGCAGCGGTCGCACCGGCTGCGGCGGTCGCGTACGGGTTCCGGCCGGGCGGTACGGTGGCCGGCGCATCGGCCGCGTACGGGTTCC
It encodes the following:
- a CDS encoding ABC transporter permease, translating into MTTPYRQQGAHPQGAYDSPIPVRAAHLGDALASEWTKIRSVRSTVWTLGVMIVLMFGLGVLSAVAVSAAEPELGEESVLGLGFFGVLLGSICVITLGVMTIASEYGTGMIRTTLTACPSRARVLTAKATVFFLLVFVITTVTAAIVGALQTAIADTGVSTGEDWFRATVGAGLFVALLGLLSLAVGALIRHSAGAITVMIGLVLLPLVLALFMYAESLRPVQEFLLEYSIPSQLGVLYDTSVSDEGPNGWQPLWTMAGLAGAAMAGAYLSLDRRDV